A stretch of Acidobacteriota bacterium DNA encodes these proteins:
- the arsA gene encoding arsenical pump-driving ATPase, producing the protein MLLTRILFFTGKGGVGKTSSACATAIELADAGRRVLLVSTDPASNLDEVLGVTLSSTPTAVPGVPGLSALNIDPMRAAEAYRERVVGPYRGVLPEAAVASIEEQLSGACTVEIAAFDEFSKLLGDPGTTRDFDHVIFDTAPTGHTLRLLELPAAWSTFIDANVGGTSCLGPLSGLQAQQALYAASHAALRDGNTTTLVLVARPEEPSLREAERTRAELATLGMQHVQLILNGLFTASDRSDPIAVSMDARARHAVDSMPEGLRVLPRTEIPLLPFGLVGIDALRRMRADGLNEPMEDESLDALVTDIARFGSGVVMTMGKGGVGKTTIAVRVATQLARGGARVLLTTTDPAAHVEAAATERPATLQVTRIDPAVETRRYTEEVLATAGDGLDAQGRALLEEDLRSPCTEEIAVFRAFAEAVAHGEEQFVVIDTAPTGHTLLLLDAAEAYHREVLRKSSGTPEAVQRLLPRLRDPRFTHVLLVTLPEATPIHEAMQLERDLARADIHPYAWVVNQCLSPLSVTDPVLRARRRQEATHLAEVARHAGRLVIEPWHATEAGRMIEALQLRD; encoded by the coding sequence CTGCTGTTGACCCGCATCCTGTTCTTCACCGGCAAAGGCGGTGTCGGCAAGACATCGTCAGCCTGCGCGACGGCGATAGAACTGGCCGACGCCGGCCGCCGCGTCCTCTTGGTCAGCACCGACCCGGCATCGAACCTCGACGAAGTGCTGGGAGTGACGCTCTCGTCCACACCAACAGCCGTGCCCGGAGTGCCCGGGCTGTCGGCGTTGAACATCGATCCGATGCGGGCGGCGGAGGCGTACCGCGAGCGCGTCGTGGGACCCTATCGTGGCGTGTTGCCCGAAGCGGCGGTCGCGAGCATCGAGGAGCAGTTGTCGGGCGCATGCACCGTCGAGATTGCCGCCTTTGACGAGTTCTCGAAACTGCTCGGCGACCCGGGTACCACGCGCGATTTTGATCACGTCATCTTCGATACCGCGCCAACGGGTCACACCCTGCGGCTGCTTGAGTTGCCGGCGGCCTGGTCGACATTCATCGACGCGAACGTCGGCGGCACGTCATGCCTTGGGCCGCTCTCGGGCCTGCAGGCGCAACAGGCCTTGTACGCCGCGTCGCACGCCGCGTTGCGTGACGGCAATACGACCACTCTGGTGCTGGTGGCGCGCCCGGAAGAACCATCACTGCGGGAAGCCGAGCGCACGCGGGCAGAACTCGCCACCCTCGGCATGCAGCACGTGCAGTTGATCCTCAACGGCCTGTTCACCGCGAGTGATCGATCAGATCCCATCGCGGTGTCGATGGACGCCCGTGCGCGGCACGCAGTGGACTCGATGCCCGAAGGGCTGCGTGTGCTTCCACGTACGGAGATTCCGTTGTTGCCGTTCGGCCTTGTCGGCATCGACGCCCTGCGCCGCATGCGGGCCGACGGCCTGAACGAACCGATGGAAGATGAAAGTCTGGACGCTCTGGTCACCGACATCGCCCGCTTTGGTTCGGGCGTGGTGATGACGATGGGCAAGGGCGGTGTGGGCAAGACGACCATCGCGGTCCGGGTGGCGACGCAACTGGCGCGCGGCGGTGCGCGAGTGCTGCTGACGACGACCGACCCGGCGGCGCATGTGGAGGCCGCCGCGACGGAACGGCCGGCCACACTTCAGGTCACGCGAATCGATCCGGCGGTCGAGACACGGCGCTATACGGAAGAGGTGCTCGCCACAGCGGGAGACGGCCTCGACGCCCAGGGGCGGGCATTGCTCGAAGAAGATCTGCGGTCGCCCTGCACTGAGGAGATTGCGGTGTTCCGCGCATTTGCCGAGGCCGTGGCTCACGGTGAAGAGCAGTTTGTGGTGATCGACACGGCGCCCACCGGCCACACGTTGTTGCTGCTCGATGCGGCCGAGGCCTATCACCGCGAGGTACTCAGGAAAAGCAGCGGCACCCCTGAGGCGGTGCAGCGCCTGCTCCCCCGGCTGCGCGATCCACGGTTCACGCACGTGTTGCTGGTGACACTGCCGGAAGCGACGCCGATCCACGAGGCCATGCAACTTGAACGCGATCTGGCGCGCGCAGATATTCATCCGTACGCGTGGGTCGTCAATCAGTGCCTGAGCCCGCTGTCGGTCACCGACCCTGTCCTGCGCGCGCGCCGCCGGCAGGAGGCGACCCATCTCGCTGAAGTGGCCCGCCATGCGGGGCGGCTCGTGATCGAACCCTGGCACGCCACGGAGGCGGGGCGGATGATCGAAGCTCTACAGCTTCGTGATTGA
- a CDS encoding glucose-1-phosphate adenylyltransferase, giving the protein MLDVLTIVLGGGRGTRLFPLTHHRSKPAVPLGGKYRLIDIPISNCLHAGLKRIYVLTQFNSASLNRHISQTYRLDLFSEGFVEVIAAEQTPEGERWFQGTADAVRQAARHFQNIDAEYYLILAGDHVYRMDFTELIESHIDRGADITIAAQPVTADEATQMGILRCDSGNQIVGFDEKPGPARLEELRALSPSGLAMAGLGPDKPFVASMGIYVFSRDVLHEVLARDHAVDFGKEIIPHALTTHKVQAHFSRGFWADVGTVEAFYDVNLMLTRRGAPFNFFHPTRPIYTRPRFLPASRLHQCAIDEAIVAEGCYLDNCEVKESVVGIRTSIHHSAKVTRSVLLGADFYDDRQTDLPLGVGRGAVLDRVIVDKNARIGEGARLVNDRGLQDVDGDGYYIRNGIIIVPKGAIVKPGTVV; this is encoded by the coding sequence ATGCTGGATGTCCTGACGATTGTTCTCGGTGGTGGCCGTGGCACCCGTTTGTTTCCGCTCACCCACCACCGGTCCAAGCCGGCGGTTCCGCTGGGCGGCAAGTACCGGTTGATCGATATTCCGATCAGCAACTGCCTGCACGCCGGGCTCAAGCGCATCTATGTGCTGACGCAGTTCAACTCGGCGTCGCTCAACCGGCACATCTCACAGACCTATCGGCTCGACCTCTTCTCTGAAGGGTTCGTTGAGGTCATCGCCGCGGAACAGACCCCCGAAGGCGAGCGCTGGTTCCAGGGTACGGCCGATGCCGTGCGCCAGGCCGCGCGGCACTTCCAGAACATCGACGCCGAGTACTACCTCATCCTCGCGGGCGATCATGTCTACCGCATGGACTTCACCGAACTCATCGAGTCGCACATCGACCGCGGCGCCGACATCACGATTGCCGCGCAACCGGTGACGGCAGACGAAGCGACCCAGATGGGCATCCTGCGATGTGATTCCGGCAATCAGATTGTCGGATTTGATGAAAAGCCGGGACCTGCACGCCTCGAAGAGTTGCGCGCGCTGTCGCCGTCGGGCCTGGCCATGGCGGGGCTCGGTCCTGACAAACCCTTTGTCGCCTCGATGGGCATCTACGTGTTCTCTCGTGATGTGCTGCATGAAGTGCTGGCGCGGGACCACGCCGTGGACTTCGGCAAGGAGATCATTCCGCACGCGCTCACCACGCACAAAGTGCAGGCGCATTTTTCGCGCGGCTTCTGGGCCGATGTCGGCACGGTCGAGGCGTTTTACGACGTCAACCTCATGCTCACGCGGCGCGGCGCGCCCTTTAATTTTTTTCATCCCACGCGGCCCATTTATACGCGGCCGCGGTTCCTGCCCGCCTCACGCCTGCATCAGTGCGCGATTGACGAGGCGATCGTGGCCGAGGGGTGCTACCTCGACAACTGCGAGGTCAAGGAATCGGTGGTGGGCATCCGGACCTCGATCCATCACAGCGCCAAGGTCACCCGGTCGGTGCTGCTCGGCGCAGACTTCTATGACGACCGGCAGACCGACTTGCCGCTGGGTGTCGGGCGGGGCGCGGTGCTCGACCGCGTGATCGTGGACAAGAATGCCCGCATCGGCGAAGGCGCGCGACTCGTGAATGACCGCGGCCTGCAAGACGTGGACGGCGACGGCTACTACATCCGCAACGGCATCATCATCGTGCCCAAGGGCGCGATCGTCAAACCCGGGACCGTGGTGTAA
- a CDS encoding TonB-dependent receptor, whose amino-acid sequence MMNIGRAAALVAALALGAGSVSASGMLAAQAASTGTVTGRVVDAARGEALPGARVQLQGSAVSTATDRQGAFRLTGVPLGNQTLLVTYLGRRDGTQAVTVTATAAVVIEIKLEQDYAYSETVTVAGESIQEGQARALNQQRTALNITNVVAADQIGSFPDPNAAEAASRIPGVSIARDQGEGRYVLVRGTEARLNSMQIDGERIPAPEGGARQVALDAIPADQLQSIEVSKAVTPDMDADSIGGAVNLITRQAANKPTMLASIAGGYNALQRSAGQKYASGTVGRRVNGGRVGLLAGFSATQLTRGSENFEVDYAGNTMADMQLRDYQIERNRYGFNGSGDLRLSDTSTINLRAIVNRFEDYEVNNRIRYRPGNRRIEHVLKNRNQNQNIRSFSAGANHLLGTGAFLDYRLAYAFAEEIQPDRLDTIFRQTNINFSPDISDPENIQPNPSADVSANARLNAWETEIFDTQDRDWTGSFNLRVPMGASTDGARFLKFGAKVKDKRKTRNFEIGAASPLTTVNFPALQDTAYDNSRFLDFFPATYAKFPGINADASRAMFNALPAGRYQVDPEGDAENYDAKERVLAGYAMAELFLGPKLTLLPGVRVESTKVDYTGYEVLYDDGGDYVSTRAVTGGDTYTQVLPGLHLRYALSGETNLRAAYTRTIARPNYVDLVPYQLVFQEDAEIARGNSALKPTTSDNLDVLAERYFKSIGVVSGGVFYKRMSDYIFNFRFQEQAFGDLYAISQPKNGDTATLWGVELAVQNQLRFLPAPFDGLGIYANYTWTDSNARYPDRTTDSTLPGQSKHLGNVALWYEKHGFSAKTSLNFHGKYIDAVGGDALEDVYYDNHTQLDISVSQQLMKRIKIYADALNLTNAPLRYYIGNTNRPIQQEYYRWWTQFGVKINW is encoded by the coding sequence ATGATGAACATAGGTAGAGCCGCCGCGCTGGTCGCGGCGTTGGCTCTCGGGGCCGGAAGTGTATCGGCATCAGGAATGCTGGCGGCGCAGGCCGCGTCGACCGGAACGGTCACGGGACGAGTGGTGGACGCTGCGCGTGGGGAAGCACTTCCAGGCGCACGCGTGCAGTTGCAGGGGAGTGCGGTCTCAACGGCGACTGACCGTCAGGGTGCTTTTCGCCTGACCGGAGTGCCGCTGGGCAACCAGACCTTGCTTGTGACCTATCTGGGTCGCCGTGACGGCACCCAGGCCGTCACCGTCACGGCCACCGCCGCGGTGGTCATCGAAATCAAGCTCGAACAGGACTACGCGTACAGCGAGACGGTGACCGTGGCCGGCGAGTCGATCCAGGAGGGCCAGGCCCGCGCGCTCAATCAGCAGCGCACCGCGCTCAACATCACCAACGTCGTGGCGGCCGACCAGATTGGCAGCTTCCCCGACCCGAACGCGGCCGAAGCGGCCTCGCGCATTCCGGGCGTGTCCATTGCGCGTGACCAGGGTGAGGGCCGGTACGTGCTCGTGCGCGGCACCGAGGCGCGGCTGAATTCGATGCAGATCGACGGCGAGCGCATCCCGGCGCCCGAAGGCGGCGCCCGCCAGGTGGCGCTCGACGCGATTCCTGCCGACCAGTTGCAGTCCATCGAAGTGTCCAAGGCCGTGACGCCCGACATGGACGCCGATTCCATCGGCGGCGCGGTCAATCTGATTACGAGGCAGGCGGCAAACAAGCCCACGATGCTGGCGTCGATCGCCGGTGGTTATAACGCGCTTCAGCGTTCCGCAGGCCAGAAGTACGCGTCCGGCACGGTCGGGCGCCGCGTCAACGGCGGTCGTGTGGGCCTGCTGGCGGGATTCAGCGCGACGCAGCTCACCCGTGGGTCGGAGAACTTCGAAGTGGACTATGCCGGCAACACGATGGCCGACATGCAACTCCGCGACTATCAGATCGAGCGCAACCGTTACGGGTTCAACGGTTCAGGCGATCTCCGCCTCAGCGACACGAGCACCATCAACCTGCGCGCGATTGTGAACCGGTTTGAAGACTACGAAGTCAACAACCGCATCCGGTATCGCCCGGGGAACCGGCGGATCGAGCACGTGCTGAAGAACCGGAACCAGAACCAGAACATCCGGTCGTTTTCCGCCGGCGCGAATCATCTGCTGGGCACCGGTGCCTTCCTCGACTATCGGCTGGCGTACGCGTTCGCCGAAGAGATCCAGCCCGATCGGCTCGACACGATCTTCCGGCAGACCAACATCAACTTCTCGCCTGATATCAGCGACCCGGAGAACATCCAGCCGAATCCTTCAGCCGACGTCTCGGCCAACGCGCGACTGAACGCCTGGGAAACGGAGATCTTCGACACCCAGGACCGCGACTGGACGGGCTCGTTCAACCTGCGCGTCCCGATGGGCGCAAGCACCGACGGTGCCCGGTTCCTGAAGTTTGGCGCCAAGGTCAAGGACAAGCGCAAGACGCGCAACTTCGAGATAGGCGCAGCCTCACCGCTGACCACGGTGAACTTTCCGGCGTTGCAGGACACCGCGTACGACAACAGCCGCTTCCTTGATTTCTTTCCGGCCACGTACGCGAAGTTCCCCGGGATCAACGCGGACGCTTCACGCGCCATGTTCAATGCGCTGCCGGCGGGCCGCTACCAGGTGGACCCCGAAGGTGATGCAGAGAACTACGACGCGAAGGAGCGCGTCCTGGCGGGTTACGCGATGGCCGAGCTCTTCCTCGGGCCCAAGTTGACGCTGCTGCCGGGCGTGCGCGTGGAGTCCACCAAGGTGGACTACACGGGCTATGAAGTGTTGTATGACGATGGCGGCGACTATGTGTCGACGCGGGCTGTCACCGGTGGCGACACCTACACGCAGGTGCTGCCTGGCCTGCATCTGCGTTACGCGCTGAGCGGCGAGACGAACCTGCGCGCGGCCTACACCCGCACCATCGCGCGGCCGAACTACGTGGACCTGGTGCCCTACCAGCTGGTCTTCCAAGAGGATGCCGAAATTGCGCGTGGCAACTCCGCCCTGAAGCCAACCACGTCGGACAACCTCGATGTGCTGGCGGAACGGTACTTCAAGTCCATCGGCGTGGTCTCAGGCGGTGTGTTCTACAAGCGGATGAGCGACTACATCTTCAACTTCCGTTTCCAGGAACAGGCGTTCGGTGACCTCTACGCCATTTCGCAGCCGAAGAACGGCGACACCGCCACGCTCTGGGGCGTGGAGCTTGCCGTTCAGAACCAGTTGCGGTTCCTGCCCGCGCCCTTTGACGGTCTCGGCATCTATGCGAACTACACGTGGACGGACTCCAACGCGCGGTATCCGGACCGGACGACAGACTCCACGCTGCCGGGCCAGTCGAAGCACCTGGGCAACGTGGCCCTCTGGTACGAGAAGCACGGTTTTTCGGCCAAGACCTCATTGAACTTCCACGGCAAGTACATCGATGCCGTGGGTGGCGACGCCCTCGAGGACGTCTACTACGACAACCACACGCAGCTCGACATCAGCGTCAGCCAGCAGCTGATGAAACGCATCAAGATCTATGCTGACGCACTGAACCTGACAAACGCCCCACTGCGCTACTACATTGGCAACACGAATCGTCCGATTCAGCAGGAGTACTACCGCTGGTGGACGCAGTTCGGCGTCAAGATCAATTGGTAA
- a CDS encoding Ppx/GppA family phosphatase, whose translation MRIAAIDIGTNSVHMIVVRVRPDLSFEVVDREKDMVRLGAGGLDGRRLSDTAVTNALQTLTKFKRLAESHAVDEIIASATSAVREAENGGDFVTRIRREVGIRVRTISGIEEARLIHLAAAYAAGVGGQAAVVIDIGGGSVELTLGTAARMQLGGSFKIGVIRLTERFVTSDPITADEEKRVERYVRRQTATHIRALKSRGFHRVIGTSGTIAALGALAVRDGGDLRNRRVSAKAFRRVRRSLTDTTLEDRLALPGLDPRRADLAVAGAVLLDTLLSALGATELTLCDFALREGLVLDYIKKNGAHIRTVERAPMSVGAASSNSPSAVTTFRGMPPTWHACRSRCSTRRSTCMNWGHANVSGWSTPRSCTTSAASSATNGTTNTRTISFCMAIFGASSPTRLC comes from the coding sequence ATGCGGATCGCGGCGATCGATATCGGCACGAATTCGGTGCATATGATCGTCGTACGTGTGCGGCCCGACCTGTCGTTTGAAGTCGTGGATCGCGAGAAAGACATGGTGCGGCTCGGGGCGGGCGGACTTGACGGCCGGCGCCTGTCGGACACGGCTGTTACAAACGCGTTACAAACCTTAACCAAGTTCAAGCGCCTCGCGGAGTCGCACGCGGTGGATGAGATCATCGCGTCGGCGACCAGCGCGGTGCGTGAAGCCGAAAATGGCGGGGATTTTGTCACGCGGATTCGCCGGGAAGTGGGCATTCGTGTCCGCACGATTTCCGGCATTGAAGAAGCGCGCCTCATCCACCTGGCGGCGGCCTACGCGGCGGGCGTCGGCGGCCAGGCTGCGGTGGTGATCGACATCGGCGGCGGCAGCGTGGAATTGACGCTCGGCACCGCGGCTCGCATGCAACTGGGCGGCAGCTTCAAGATTGGCGTCATCCGGCTGACCGAGCGGTTCGTCACGAGCGACCCAATTACGGCGGACGAAGAAAAGCGGGTGGAGCGATACGTCCGCCGGCAGACGGCGACACACATTCGCGCGCTCAAGTCGCGTGGCTTTCACCGTGTCATCGGCACGTCAGGCACGATCGCCGCGCTCGGCGCGCTGGCCGTGCGCGACGGCGGCGACCTGCGCAACCGGCGCGTGAGCGCCAAGGCGTTTCGCCGCGTCAGGCGATCGCTCACCGACACGACACTCGAAGATCGTCTGGCGCTCCCCGGCCTGGACCCGCGACGCGCCGACCTCGCGGTGGCCGGCGCCGTGTTGCTCGACACCCTGCTCAGCGCCCTGGGCGCCACCGAGTTGACGCTCTGCGACTTCGCCCTGCGAGAAGGGCTGGTGCTCGACTACATCAAGAAAAACGGCGCGCACATCCGCACCGTCGAACGGGCCCCGATGTCCGTCGGCGCAGCGTCATCGAACTCGCCGAGCGCTGTCACTACATTCCGCGGCATGCCACCCACGTGGCACGCCTGTCGCTCGCGCTGTTCGACGCGACGCAGCACCTGCATGAACTGGGGCCACGCGAACGTGAGTGGCTGGAGTACGCCGCGATCCTGCACGACATCGGCGGCCTCATCAGCTACGAACGGCACCACAAACACTCGCACTATCTCATTCTGCATGGCGATCTTCGGGGCTTCGAGCCCGACGAGATTGTGCTGA
- a CDS encoding phytase, with amino-acid sequence MCLTLAASCGGGEVVSEPPPSAPLGPTLTTASVPDDPDDPAIWIHPTDPSRSLIIGTNKVAAPHGAVVVFGLDGAIRQVIAGIDRPNNVDIEQGVRLGDRTLDIAVVAERLQHRLRVFSIQADGSGLSELGSVPVLAGETADRSEPMGIGLYKRPSDGAVFAIVAPKLGGATNYLWQYRLDADGARGVKGTLVRRFGNFSGVGAAPGEAGEIEAIVVDDELGYVYYSDERYAVRKWHANPDHPAAGQELAAFGLTGYQGDREGLAIYSRPGGSGFLVSTDQIQGGSVFKLYRREGEPGAPHTHTVLQEIRTSADETDGIEVSTASLPGFPQGLLVAMNSGPKNFALFDWARIAPR; translated from the coding sequence GTGTGCCTCACCCTCGCCGCCTCGTGCGGCGGGGGGGAGGTCGTTTCAGAACCACCGCCGTCCGCGCCACTCGGTCCCACGCTCACCACGGCGTCGGTCCCCGACGACCCGGATGACCCTGCCATCTGGATTCATCCCACCGACCCGTCCAGGAGCCTGATTATCGGCACCAACAAGGTCGCCGCGCCGCATGGGGCCGTGGTCGTCTTCGGACTGGATGGCGCGATTCGCCAGGTCATTGCCGGCATTGACCGGCCGAACAACGTCGACATCGAGCAGGGCGTGCGTCTGGGCGACCGCACTCTCGACATCGCGGTGGTGGCTGAGCGCCTGCAGCACCGCCTGCGGGTCTTCTCGATTCAGGCCGACGGTAGTGGGCTGTCGGAGCTGGGCTCGGTACCCGTCCTCGCCGGCGAGACCGCCGACCGTTCCGAGCCGATGGGCATTGGCCTCTACAAACGGCCCTCAGACGGCGCAGTGTTTGCGATTGTCGCGCCGAAACTCGGCGGCGCCACGAACTACCTCTGGCAGTATCGCCTCGACGCCGACGGCGCGCGCGGCGTGAAGGGGACGCTCGTGCGCCGGTTCGGGAACTTCAGCGGCGTTGGAGCCGCGCCCGGCGAGGCCGGCGAGATCGAAGCCATCGTCGTGGACGATGAGTTGGGCTACGTCTATTACTCGGACGAGCGGTACGCGGTGCGCAAGTGGCACGCAAACCCCGACCATCCGGCCGCCGGGCAGGAACTGGCTGCGTTTGGTTTGACCGGCTACCAGGGTGATCGCGAAGGCCTGGCGATTTATTCGCGCCCCGGCGGCAGCGGTTTCCTTGTATCAACGGACCAGATTCAGGGCGGTTCGGTGTTTAAGCTGTACCGGCGGGAAGGGGAGCCAGGTGCGCCGCATACCCACACCGTACTTCAGGAAATCAGGACCTCGGCCGACGAAACAGACGGCATTGAGGTCTCTACGGCCTCTTTGCCTGGATTTCCTCAGGGGCTGCTGGTGGCGATGAATAGCGGGCCCAAAAACTTCGCGTTGTTTGACTGGGCCCGGATTGCGCCCAGATAA
- the sixA gene encoding phosphohistidine phosphatase SixA: MPTLFLIRHAIAEERGEDWPDDTLRPLTAKGAARMKKIAERLVTLDETAEIVLTSPLTRAVETAQILKAVWTPSPAVSIVDALAPDHTPAATAAALGKFKAPARVAVVGHEPDLGAFAAWVIGTRIPLVFKKGGVARIDLPAWPPTRAGQLVWLASPKILLAGR, translated from the coding sequence ATGCCCACACTGTTTTTGATCAGGCACGCCATTGCGGAGGAACGAGGCGAGGACTGGCCCGATGACACCCTGCGTCCGCTGACGGCAAAGGGCGCCGCGAGGATGAAGAAGATCGCCGAGCGGCTGGTGACCCTCGATGAAACGGCCGAAATCGTGCTGACGAGTCCGTTGACCCGTGCGGTTGAAACCGCACAGATTCTCAAGGCGGTGTGGACGCCGTCGCCGGCAGTTTCGATCGTGGACGCACTGGCGCCCGACCATACGCCCGCGGCAACGGCCGCCGCGCTCGGGAAATTCAAGGCCCCAGCGCGCGTGGCGGTGGTGGGCCACGAGCCCGACCTGGGCGCCTTCGCCGCGTGGGTGATTGGGACCCGCATCCCGTTGGTGTTCAAGAAGGGTGGCGTGGCCCGGATCGACCTTCCGGCCTGGCCCCCAACCCGCGCCGGCCAGCTCGTGTGGCTGGCCTCTCCAAAAATTCTCCTTGCCGGCCGATGA
- a CDS encoding PstS family phosphate ABC transporter substrate-binding protein — protein MRIRLLSAARLLSIITLPALVAASCGGGTEPAPSSTPAAVIAIDGSSTVFPISEAVAEDFGKTDGSAPVTVGFSGTGGGFKKFCRGEIAVSDASRPISTSELEACAQASIAFVELPVAYDGLAVVVNPKNTWAASMTVAELKKLWSPDAQGKITKWSQVRAGWPDKTINLYGAGTDSGTFDYFTEAIVGKAKQSRGDYTSSENDNILVQGVSGDEYALGYMGLAYYEENQGKLKLVGIDDEDPTNGAGPIQPSFDVVRNGTYRPLSRPLFIYVSTTAMARPEVQKFADFYLANTGKLSKEVGYVSLTDAELALVKARLAARTPGTMFADHAAQSTKSLTELLQGRQ, from the coding sequence ATGAGAATTCGCCTTCTGTCCGCTGCCCGCCTCCTGAGCATCATCACGTTGCCCGCCCTTGTCGCTGCTTCGTGCGGTGGTGGCACAGAGCCGGCGCCCTCGTCCACGCCTGCGGCCGTCATCGCCATCGACGGCTCCAGCACGGTCTTTCCGATCTCCGAAGCGGTCGCGGAGGATTTCGGCAAGACCGATGGTTCCGCACCAGTCACAGTCGGGTTTTCGGGAACCGGCGGTGGCTTCAAGAAATTCTGCCGCGGCGAAATCGCGGTGTCTGACGCCTCGCGGCCCATCAGCACCTCCGAACTGGAAGCCTGCGCCCAGGCATCGATCGCCTTCGTTGAACTGCCTGTCGCCTACGACGGCCTCGCTGTGGTCGTGAATCCCAAGAACACCTGGGCCGCTTCGATGACGGTCGCCGAACTCAAGAAGCTGTGGTCGCCCGACGCGCAGGGCAAAATCACGAAGTGGAGCCAGGTCCGCGCGGGCTGGCCCGACAAGACGATTAACCTCTACGGCGCCGGCACCGACTCGGGCACCTTCGACTACTTCACCGAGGCGATTGTGGGCAAGGCCAAGCAGAGCCGCGGCGACTACACGTCGAGCGAAAACGACAACATCCTGGTGCAGGGCGTTTCGGGTGACGAATACGCCCTCGGGTACATGGGCCTCGCCTACTACGAAGAGAACCAGGGCAAGCTCAAGCTCGTGGGCATCGACGACGAGGACCCCACCAACGGGGCGGGCCCCATTCAGCCGTCGTTTGACGTGGTGCGCAACGGCACCTATCGCCCTCTGTCACGGCCCCTGTTCATTTACGTGAGCACCACCGCGATGGCCCGCCCTGAAGTGCAGAAGTTCGCGGACTTCTACCTGGCCAACACCGGCAAGCTCTCGAAGGAAGTCGGGTATGTCTCGCTGACCGACGCCGAACTGGCGCTGGTCAAGGCGCGCCTCGCGGCACGCACCCCCGGCACCATGTTTGCCGACCACGCGGCGCAGTCAACGAAATCCCTGACAGAACTGCTGCAGGGCCGTCAGTAA
- a CDS encoding CHAD domain-containing protein: MSTLRLTHALAEQVRRFSRALGRARRGDPTGVHQGRVASRRIREMLPLVAAADETRARRTRRDVRRVAAALGAVRELDVTLGLLADRATRHAWHPVVVTRVHQQLEGARLERQKDVVDALRRVGTPALLRDLRRSAAGAARGGVAACHQALAERRRERAGALADALQALGTLYVPDRLHEVRLCAKKLRYSLETERAVRLAAVARDIKTLSGMQEELGALHDVQMLQDWLRRLGRDIGGDRATQAQLRRMGVELEGECRAMHAQVVADAPAWLKLARRLEQR, encoded by the coding sequence GTGAGCACGCTTCGACTGACGCACGCGTTGGCTGAGCAGGTGCGCCGTTTTTCACGCGCCCTCGGACGGGCGCGGCGCGGGGATCCCACCGGCGTGCATCAGGGGCGCGTGGCGTCGAGACGCATTCGCGAAATGTTGCCGCTCGTGGCGGCCGCGGACGAAACGCGGGCCCGTCGCACACGCCGTGATGTGCGCCGTGTCGCCGCCGCACTCGGTGCGGTTCGGGAACTGGATGTCACCCTCGGCCTGCTGGCCGATCGCGCCACACGGCACGCGTGGCATCCGGTGGTGGTGACGCGCGTACATCAGCAACTGGAGGGCGCACGGCTGGAGCGGCAGAAAGACGTGGTGGATGCCCTCCGTCGCGTGGGCACCCCCGCGTTGCTGCGTGACCTGCGGCGGTCGGCTGCCGGCGCTGCGCGTGGGGGTGTGGCCGCCTGCCATCAGGCGCTGGCCGAGCGGCGACGGGAGCGCGCCGGCGCGCTGGCCGACGCCCTGCAGGCGCTCGGGACGTTGTACGTGCCCGATCGCCTGCATGAGGTGCGGCTGTGTGCCAAGAAACTTCGTTACAGCCTGGAGACCGAGCGCGCTGTACGGCTGGCCGCGGTGGCGCGCGACATCAAAACACTCTCCGGCATGCAGGAAGAACTGGGCGCGCTCCACGACGTCCAGATGCTGCAGGACTGGCTGCGGCGCCTGGGACGCGACATCGGCGGCGATCGCGCGACGCAGGCGCAACTGCGGCGGATGGGCGTGGAACTGGAGGGCGAGTGTCGCGCCATGCACGCGCAGGTGGTGGCAGACGCACCGGCCTGGTTGAAACTGGCACGACGACTGGAGCAGCGCTGA